Genomic segment of Streptococcus pneumoniae:
ATAGACAGTGTACCCTTTCTCAGCAAGCACAACTCCGAGTTTGGCATAGCTTTTAGCTTCAACCAAGCCACCACCATAGAGAAGAACCGTTCCTTTTTCATCTTTGGCTTTGAAAATCATTGTACCATTTTCAATCCTAGCTTGCTTGACATAACTGAGAGCTTCAGATGTAGGCTGATAGGTCCTACTATGGATAGCAATTCCTCCGATAAAGCTAGATGCCAGTAGCAGTAGAAGGATTATTTTGAGAATTTTTTTCAGTCATTTCATACCTGTTTTTTCTAAAATGGGTTAATAGTGGTCTTTACAAGAATAAATGTAAATAGTCGTATCGTCAACACTATAAATAATTCGATGTTCATCTGAAATCCGTCTAGACCATTTACCAGTTAGGTCATATTTTAACGGTTCAGGTTTTCCAATACCTGAAAATGGATGACGATCAATTTCTTTGATGAGTCGATTGATTTTCTTAATCGTTGTTTTATTTCCTTGATCGTACCAATACATGTAGTCATTCCATGCATCATCTGACCAAGCCTTAATCATTATCTTCTACCTCAAGAAGTTCATGTGTGTGAAAGTTTCTAGT
This window contains:
- a CDS encoding Txe/YoeB family addiction module toxin is translated as MIKAWSDDAWNDYMYWYDQGNKTTIKKINRLIKEIDRHPFSGIGKPEPLKYDLTGKWSRRISDEHRIIYSVDDTTIYIYSCKDHY